A stretch of the Mycobacteroides immunogenum genome encodes the following:
- a CDS encoding PhlB family protein, translating to MTDQTAESLRAPYTIEFGFERTVGPKIGAFLGGLRDARLFGVRTASGQVLCPALEFDPADGSATGALVELEPRGVVLQWTWVPPRPADELETSFAWALIRIKGTSNSLFHAVDVGGNPQAMKTGLTVAPRWRPDRVGAITDIICFQPAGAQ from the coding sequence GTGACCGACCAAACCGCCGAATCTCTGCGCGCTCCGTACACGATCGAGTTCGGATTCGAACGGACCGTTGGCCCCAAGATCGGCGCCTTCCTCGGGGGTCTGCGCGATGCCCGGCTGTTCGGAGTGCGCACCGCCAGCGGCCAGGTGCTGTGCCCGGCGCTCGAATTCGATCCCGCGGACGGCAGCGCCACCGGAGCACTGGTCGAGCTCGAACCGAGGGGTGTTGTCCTGCAATGGACCTGGGTGCCACCGCGGCCCGCGGATGAGCTGGAGACCAGCTTCGCGTGGGCCCTGATCCGCATCAAGGGAACTTCCAACTCGCTGTTCCACGCGGTCGATGTCGGAGGCAATCCCCAGGCGATGAAGACGGGACTGACGGTCGCCCCCCGCTGGCGCCCGGACCGCGTCGGTGCCATTACCGACATCATCTGCTTCCAGCCCGCCGGTGCGCAGTGA
- a CDS encoding ABC transporter substrate-binding protein encodes MATAGWRMIAALLMLLALAGCSREQRPSAAPTPTQSPDGFPLSIPHRYGGAFLPTRPNRIVTLGWNDADLVQSLGTKPDGVRSTLPEYPMYPWVVPEVSHPPVVSGAQLDFDAIAAAKPDVILAIGADIDRPSYDRLSQIAPTVVSEDRVDRAETPWYTQLFTIGRAIGKSEQARMRSEEVGTRYNQIRTGHQYWVNRTAVVDWVADGQGSFLIGFRDPRRAVFDGLGFLSQRYAGPVPDNELKAKADQDLLVVVGATEQQAKSMSGLADLRAVTEGRAIYIPADSPVVSALRLGGPLARIYALEQLTPQLERALKPPPPR; translated from the coding sequence ATGGCAACAGCCGGGTGGCGCATGATTGCCGCGCTACTGATGCTGCTGGCGCTGGCCGGGTGCTCCCGCGAGCAACGTCCGTCGGCTGCCCCGACACCAACCCAAAGTCCGGACGGCTTTCCGCTCAGCATCCCGCATCGGTACGGCGGCGCATTCCTGCCGACGCGACCCAACCGCATCGTGACACTGGGGTGGAACGATGCGGATCTCGTGCAATCACTGGGCACCAAGCCCGACGGGGTCCGGTCCACGCTGCCGGAATACCCCATGTATCCCTGGGTGGTTCCCGAGGTCTCGCATCCGCCCGTCGTTTCCGGTGCGCAGCTGGACTTCGACGCCATCGCGGCCGCCAAACCCGATGTCATCCTGGCCATCGGCGCCGATATCGACAGACCCAGCTACGACCGGCTTAGCCAGATCGCACCGACCGTGGTCTCCGAAGACCGTGTCGATCGGGCCGAAACTCCCTGGTACACACAACTCTTCACGATTGGGCGGGCGATAGGAAAGTCCGAGCAGGCACGCATGCGATCGGAAGAGGTCGGGACTCGGTACAACCAGATACGCACCGGGCACCAGTACTGGGTCAACCGCACCGCGGTTGTCGACTGGGTTGCCGACGGACAAGGCAGCTTTCTGATCGGTTTCCGCGATCCGCGCCGGGCCGTCTTTGACGGTCTGGGATTCCTGAGCCAGCGCTACGCGGGGCCCGTACCCGATAACGAATTGAAGGCCAAGGCAGATCAGGATCTGTTGGTCGTGGTGGGCGCGACCGAACAACAGGCCAAATCCATGAGCGGCCTGGCGGATCTGCGCGCTGTCACCGAGGGGCGTGCCATCTACATTCCGGCGGACAGCCCCGTGGTGAGTGCCCTGCGGCTCGGGGGGCCGCTGGCCCGGATCTATGCCCTGGAACAACTGACACCGCAGCTGGAAAGGGCTTTGAAGCCACCGCCGCCGCGTTAG